DNA from Borreliella garinii:
AACTTAATTATAATCTACCTTACCAACTAAATTCACTAATTTAAACCTAATTTTAACATAATCAGATTTATATACAAAACAATTATTTCAATCTTGAATGATTGAAATAATTTCATTAATGTGCTTATTAATATTTTCAGAAAAATTTTGCCGCCTCATAAACATTAATAAATTTAGATACTTATGCTTACAAAGTGTAATAAGCTTGTCTGTTGAATTTAAAATTATATTTCTTAAATTTAAAATTACAGAATAAGCTATTTCTAAATTACCTTGATAATTTAACACTATATGCTGGATGTAATTATATATAATACAATCTTGACCATAATAACTTTCAAATTTGGTAATGGTTTTCACTATGGCAACTATATTATTAATATCTCTTTCTCTAATTGCCAAATCAATAAAGCTCTTAATTGCAGATTCATCATTAACATATATAAAATATCTATAAAGCTTGCCCCTTGCAATAATTCTATCAAGCCCCTTTTCTGGCAAAAGCCAAACATTAAAAGCCCTTTTATATAAATTTAAATATTTTTTGGGGAAATTTCCATCTTTAGTTGCAAGAAAATCTAAAATACCTAAAAATTTATCATAAGCAGAATCACTATAACTAGAATTAAGAATCTCATCAAGAAGTAAATAATTTTCATCATAATCTACAGAGTCTTTCTCTTTTAAATCTATTCTACCTTGATTGTATTTATTACCTCTAAAATGGTTCCATACACTAACATCAAGCTCTTTGTCGTACTCATAATAATAAGTACTAAGAACCCAATCAAACCCCCCTAAGACAATAATACCTGAATTAGCACTAAGTCCCAACAAATCCTTAAGTTTAGAATCTGTGAAAGATATATCAAAATCTTCTTCAAAAGACAAAAGTCCATGTGATTTAGTTGAAATTAAAAGATTTCTATTGTTATAAAGAAGAGCTTTCTCAATCTTAAAGTTCATTTTTTTTTTAAATTTAAGCTTTAAGTTTCTACTTAAATTAAAAAACATACCAACACTTGAAATTGCAACATATTCACCATTAAATTTTTCAAACAAAAAATTAATAGGAAAGTCTAATTTAATAGAGTTAACAACTTCCCCAAAATCTCTCCCATA
Protein-coding regions in this window:
- a CDS encoding PQQ-binding-like beta-propeller repeat protein; translated protein: MRGLLFIFLFSASFLRLYSSINLYFQKALTGKVVGNPIIDEKRDTITVLTQDRWLTTYTMSFEKKYSYRLNRIPYPFLLKDFDNGYYVITARNEVQKIERGRLVWKHKLDFSPLGDPAIGNVSILIPLVNERVVSIDLKSGKKMFEVNIGGKPATSPVVFDNGDFCIASENDEILLFDFLGNKKWSSRLVAFPFLLMINTRKEVVIGHKSGHIVAYGRDFGEVVNSIKLDFPINFLFEKFNGEYVAISSVGMFFNLSRNLKLKFKKKMNFKIEKALLYNNRNLLISTKSHGLLSFEEDFDISFTDSKLKDLLGLSANSGIIVLGGFDWVLSTYYYEYDKELDVSVWNHFRGNKYNQGRIDLKEKDSVDYDENYLLLDEILNSSYSDSAYDKFLGILDFLATKDGNFPKKYLNLYKRAFNVWLLPEKGLDRIIARGKLYRYFIYVNDESAIKSFIDLAIRERDINNIVAIVKTITKFESYYGQDCIIYNYIQHIVLNYQGNLEIAYSVILNLRNIILNSTDKLITLCKHKYLNLLMFMRRQNFSENINKHINEIISIIQD